The following are encoded in a window of Anaerolineae bacterium genomic DNA:
- a CDS encoding iron-containing alcohol dehydrogenase, translated as MEFTLYTPVKLIFGRPVAQALPEALAKLGAQRILLVSDAGLEKAGLVDQVRHILIEAGCQVQVFTGVRSNPTTLDVERALEAAERFGVEAFVALGGGSVIDVAKAAGLLLANGGRYRDYQWEGRPITRPITPLVAVPTTAGTGSEMTRTAVIEDEETRFKKGVVSPYLYARAAVLDPALTTGLPPRLTAAVGADVLGHAIEAYVGRRANPITDALAAMAIQRAWRYLPRAVHDGRDLEARSEMLLASALAGWAFDQSGLGIVHALAGPLAARYELHHGLCIGLLLPYGLAFNLPALGEKRAGLLDLLGLPREMSDEQVVELVRGWLIGLGMPTTLRELNIPSPAAEELRTMAEEASRMAMLPNNPRPASAEDCRHILEQVAGTPASST; from the coding sequence ATGGAATTCACACTGTATACACCCGTCAAACTCATCTTCGGCCGGCCCGTCGCCCAGGCACTGCCGGAAGCACTGGCAAAGCTGGGCGCACAGCGCATCTTGCTGGTCAGCGACGCCGGCCTGGAAAAGGCCGGCCTGGTGGATCAGGTCCGCCACATTTTGATCGAAGCCGGCTGTCAAGTGCAGGTGTTCACCGGGGTGCGCTCCAATCCCACGACGCTAGACGTCGAACGCGCCCTGGAAGCGGCCGAACGCTTCGGCGTAGAGGCATTCGTCGCCCTGGGCGGTGGGAGCGTCATTGACGTGGCCAAGGCGGCCGGCCTTCTGCTGGCCAACGGCGGCCGCTATCGGGATTACCAGTGGGAAGGCCGGCCCATCACCCGGCCGATCACCCCCCTGGTCGCTGTCCCCACCACCGCCGGCACCGGCAGTGAGATGACGCGCACTGCCGTCATCGAGGACGAGGAAACGCGCTTCAAAAAGGGCGTGGTCAGCCCGTATCTGTATGCCCGCGCCGCCGTGCTGGACCCTGCGCTCACCACGGGGCTTCCGCCGCGCCTGACCGCCGCCGTCGGCGCCGATGTGCTGGGCCATGCCATCGAGGCATACGTGGGCCGGCGCGCCAATCCCATCACCGACGCCCTGGCGGCGATGGCGATACAGCGGGCATGGCGGTACCTCCCCCGCGCCGTGCATGACGGCCGCGACCTGGAGGCCCGGAGCGAGATGCTGTTGGCGAGCGCGCTCGCCGGCTGGGCCTTTGACCAGAGCGGGCTGGGCATCGTCCATGCGCTGGCCGGCCCCCTGGCCGCCCGCTACGAACTGCACCACGGGCTGTGCATCGGCCTCCTGCTCCCGTACGGGCTGGCCTTTAACCTGCCGGCCCTGGGAGAGAAACGCGCCGGCCTGCTGGACCTGCTGGGCCTGCCGCGGGAGATGTCAGACGAACAGGTCGTGGAACTGGTGCGCGGCTGGCTGATCGGCCTGGGGATGCCCACCACCCTGCGGGAGCTGAACATCCCTTCGCCGGCGGCGGAGGAACTGCGCACGATGGCTGAGGAAGCGAGCCGAATGGCCATGCTGCCGAACAACCCCCGGCCGGCTTCCGCGGAGGACTGCCGGCACATCCTGGAACAAGTGGCTGGCACGCCGGCGTCATCAACATAG
- the amrS gene encoding AmmeMemoRadiSam system radical SAM enzyme, whose amino-acid sequence MDGQNPIPKEARWYHKREDGKVQCYLCAHRCVISDGKLGICQVRKNEGGTLYTLVYGRTIARHVDPIEKKPLFHVAPGSTSFSIATPGCNFRCLFCQNADISQMPREQHLIMGHQMSPEEIMRDAKRYGCSSISYTYTEPTIFSEYAYDVAVLAHDAGLLNIYVTNGYMTPEMLDDFHPYLDAANVDLKAFRDEFYREMCGARLQPVLDALRHMRRLGIWVEVTTLIIPRANDDPAELREIAEFIRDELGPDTPWHISRFHPMYKLTDRPSTPASTLEMAVRIGKEAGLRYVYMGNVPGQGEDTFCHQCGARLIERYGFQVLAYRLKEGKCPVCGTPVAGRNL is encoded by the coding sequence ATGGACGGACAGAATCCGATCCCCAAGGAAGCGCGCTGGTACCACAAGCGAGAGGACGGGAAGGTACAGTGCTATCTGTGTGCCCACCGCTGTGTCATCAGCGACGGCAAGCTGGGCATCTGCCAGGTGCGCAAGAACGAGGGCGGTACCCTGTATACCCTGGTCTATGGCCGCACCATCGCCCGGCACGTGGACCCCATCGAGAAAAAGCCGCTGTTCCATGTGGCGCCGGGCAGCACATCGTTCTCCATTGCCACGCCAGGGTGCAATTTCCGCTGTCTGTTCTGCCAGAATGCCGATATCTCCCAGATGCCGCGCGAACAGCACCTCATCATGGGCCATCAGATGTCGCCGGAAGAGATCATGCGCGATGCGAAGCGCTACGGCTGTTCCAGCATATCGTACACCTATACCGAGCCGACCATCTTCTCGGAATACGCGTATGACGTAGCGGTGCTGGCCCATGACGCCGGCCTGCTCAATATCTACGTCACGAACGGCTACATGACCCCGGAGATGCTGGACGACTTTCATCCCTATCTCGACGCGGCCAATGTGGACCTCAAGGCCTTCCGCGATGAATTCTACCGCGAGATGTGCGGCGCCCGGCTTCAGCCGGTGCTGGATGCCCTGCGCCATATGAGGCGGCTGGGTATCTGGGTGGAGGTGACTACGCTCATTATCCCGCGTGCCAACGACGACCCGGCCGAACTGCGCGAGATCGCGGAGTTCATTCGCGATGAGCTGGGACCGGATACCCCCTGGCATATCAGTCGTTTTCATCCCATGTATAAGCTGACCGACCGGCCGTCCACGCCGGCCTCCACGCTGGAGATGGCGGTGCGCATCGGGAAAGAGGCCGGCCTGCGGTATGTCTATATGGGCAACGTCCCAGGCCAGGGGGAGGATACGTTCTGTCACCAGTGCGGCGCCCGCCTGATCGAGCGCTACGGCTTTCAGGTGCTGGCGTATCGGCTGAAAGAGGGGAAATGCCCGGTCTGTGGGACGCCCGTCGCCGGCCGCAATCTCTAG
- a CDS encoding TIM barrel protein, whose product MAFRDCRSQALRRSPEDLLRHMQDFHLDLKFSAGIWYFSPGGGRFHERYTPALDIPACLEIAARLKDAGLSAMEAHYPNEINEDNLEVWKSFARDTGIRILTVIPLLFYDATFEWGSLSSPLPEVRKFALERTIRAFELNKELDTDFAVVWPGIDGYENPFGIDFYRARDRFAQGLAQAMDAVPGVRVAFEPKPYEPRGRILYGTTPEGILLGQKVEALLNHPENRRRLAEGHALVGMNPEVGHMLMAYEDLPYAFSLVMEYGRLFHTHWNSQPMGNYDQDLNVGVIAPEQTEAALYVLKMYGYQGYFGIDINPERMPVEVALRNCMDALRAAADRIESLDHEKVLYATEHPDKARGWLEAYLIRMRALHPEKLGPLPTLEMDS is encoded by the coding sequence ATGGCCTTCCGCGATTGTCGCTCCCAAGCACTGCGCAGATCACCCGAAGATCTGCTCCGCCACATGCAGGACTTTCACTTGGATCTGAAGTTCTCCGCCGGCATCTGGTATTTCTCCCCTGGCGGCGGACGCTTCCACGAGCGTTATACCCCTGCCCTGGATATTCCGGCGTGCCTGGAGATCGCCGCTCGCCTGAAAGACGCCGGCCTTTCCGCCATGGAAGCCCATTATCCCAATGAGATCAACGAGGACAATCTGGAGGTCTGGAAGAGTTTCGCTCGGGACACCGGCATCCGCATCCTCACGGTCATTCCCCTCTTGTTTTACGATGCGACGTTCGAGTGGGGGTCTCTCTCCTCGCCGCTCCCGGAGGTGCGGAAGTTCGCCTTGGAGCGCACCATCCGCGCCTTTGAGCTGAACAAGGAGCTGGACACCGACTTTGCCGTGGTGTGGCCTGGCATCGATGGGTATGAAAATCCATTTGGCATAGATTTTTACCGGGCGCGCGATCGCTTTGCCCAGGGGTTGGCACAGGCCATGGATGCGGTGCCCGGCGTGCGCGTGGCCTTCGAACCCAAGCCGTACGAACCGCGCGGGCGTATCCTCTACGGCACTACGCCAGAGGGCATCCTGCTCGGCCAGAAAGTGGAGGCGTTGCTGAACCATCCCGAGAACCGCCGCCGGCTCGCCGAGGGGCACGCGCTGGTCGGCATGAACCCGGAAGTGGGCCATATGTTGATGGCTTACGAGGACCTGCCCTATGCCTTCAGCCTGGTCATGGAATACGGCCGGCTCTTCCATACCCATTGGAACAGCCAGCCGATGGGCAACTATGACCAGGACCTGAATGTCGGCGTCATCGCGCCCGAACAGACCGAGGCGGCGCTGTATGTGCTGAAAATGTACGGCTACCAGGGCTATTTCGGCATTGACATCAACCCGGAGCGCATGCCCGTGGAGGTCGCCCTGCGCAACTGCATGGATGCCCTGCGCGCCGCGGCCGATCGTATTGAGTCGTTGGACCATGAGAAGGTGCTGTACGCCACGGAGCATCCTGACAAGGCGCGCGGGTGGCTGGAGGCCTATTTGATCCGCATGCGGGCCCTGCATCCGGAAAAGCTGGGCCCCCTACCGACATTGGAGATGGACAGTTAG
- the rsmA gene encoding ribosomal RNA small subunit methyltransferase A — protein MSGSPDAETPKQLLRRYGIAPKKQLGQNFMIDPRALERVVQAAEVTPADDVLEIGAGIGTLTERLLEHAGRVVAVELDAQLVAVLQERLGSHPHLQIVAGDILRLRPAEYFTAPYKVVGNIPYYITSAILRHLLEAQPRPTMLVLTMQKEVAARILSREKWSLLAVSVHFYGRPRLMGHISRHAFYPVPNVDSAILRVDVWPQPAVSVPDTRLFFRVVKAGFSAPRKQLRNTLAHGLGVAPEAVEQALSAAGMDPRRRAETVSLEEWGQICRVLGPTLVGGLPAEEPEAEEL, from the coding sequence ATGAGCGGTTCCCCGGATGCGGAGACCCCGAAACAGCTCCTGCGCCGCTACGGCATTGCGCCGAAAAAACAGTTGGGGCAGAATTTCATGATTGACCCGCGCGCTCTGGAACGGGTGGTGCAAGCGGCGGAGGTCACGCCGGCGGACGACGTGCTGGAGATCGGCGCCGGCATCGGCACTCTCACGGAGCGCCTGCTGGAACATGCCGGCCGGGTGGTGGCGGTGGAGCTGGATGCGCAGTTGGTCGCTGTCCTCCAGGAACGCCTGGGTTCCCACCCGCATCTGCAGATTGTGGCCGGCGACATCCTGCGGCTCCGACCGGCGGAGTATTTCACCGCACCCTACAAGGTGGTCGGAAATATCCCCTACTACATCACCTCTGCCATCCTGCGGCATCTGTTGGAAGCCCAGCCCCGCCCCACTATGTTGGTGCTGACCATGCAGAAGGAAGTGGCGGCGCGCATCCTTTCCAGGGAGAAATGGAGCCTGTTGGCAGTGAGCGTGCATTTTTACGGCCGGCCGCGGCTGATGGGGCACATTTCCCGACACGCCTTCTATCCCGTCCCTAATGTGGATTCGGCGATCCTGCGGGTGGATGTATGGCCTCAGCCGGCGGTTTCCGTGCCGGATACGCGGCTCTTTTTCCGCGTGGTGAAGGCCGGCTTTTCGGCCCCGCGCAAGCAGTTGCGCAACACGCTGGCCCACGGCTTAGGCGTGGCGCCGGAGGCCGTGGAGCAGGCGCTGAGCGCCGCCGGCATGGATCCCCGCCGGCGCGCCGAGACCGTCTCTTTGGAGGAGTGGGGGCA
- the xylB gene encoding xylulokinase, with amino-acid sequence MHYVMGIDVSTTGAKALLVNEAGDVICAVNTPLTLSTPRPLWSEQDPKEWWSATVSSIAGALAQSGVRASDVLAIGLTGQMHGLTLLDRDGNVLRPAILWNDQRTGRQCDEIRARVGKSRLIAITGNDALAGFTAPKILWVRENEPEVYARVRYILLPKDYVRYRLTGTFATDKADAAGTLLLDLQTRAWSADILEALEIPADWLPETFEGPQVTGVVTPEAAGQTGLLAGTPVVAGGGDQSAQAVGVGAIRPGVVALTLGTSGVVFVSTEAPVYEPEGRLHAFCHAVPGRWHLMGVMLSAAGSLRWYHDTFAPASDYDELLAAAAEIPAGCEGLFFLPYLTGERTPHPDPLARGAFIGLTIRHGSAHMTRAVLEGVAFGLRDIFELIRQVGVGAMEEVRVSGGGSRSPVWRQILADVLGVELVTVNTTEGAAYGAALLAGVGAGIWPDVEAACRATISVTGKTAVDAEQHQRYGRYYPAYRQLYPLLAPWFHALEH; translated from the coding sequence ATGCACTATGTCATGGGTATCGACGTTTCTACCACGGGTGCGAAGGCTCTGTTGGTCAACGAGGCAGGGGATGTGATCTGTGCGGTGAACACCCCATTGACTCTTTCCACCCCTCGACCGTTGTGGAGCGAGCAAGATCCAAAGGAGTGGTGGAGCGCGACGGTTTCGAGCATCGCCGGCGCGTTGGCACAGAGCGGCGTTCGGGCATCTGATGTCTTAGCCATCGGCCTGACCGGACAAATGCATGGCTTGACCTTACTGGACCGGGATGGAAACGTTCTGCGCCCCGCCATCCTGTGGAACGATCAGCGCACCGGCCGGCAATGCGACGAAATTCGCGCTCGGGTGGGAAAGTCTCGCCTGATTGCCATCACTGGCAACGATGCCTTGGCCGGCTTCACTGCCCCTAAAATCCTGTGGGTGCGGGAGAACGAGCCGGAAGTATATGCGCGCGTGCGCTATATTTTGCTCCCTAAGGATTACGTGCGCTATCGCCTGACGGGAACATTCGCCACCGACAAGGCGGACGCGGCGGGAACCCTGCTGTTGGACTTACAAACGCGAGCCTGGTCCGCAGACATCCTGGAAGCCCTCGAAATCCCCGCCGATTGGCTCCCCGAGACCTTTGAAGGTCCCCAGGTCACCGGCGTTGTGACGCCCGAGGCCGCCGGGCAGACGGGATTGCTCGCCGGCACGCCGGTGGTCGCCGGCGGCGGGGACCAATCGGCCCAGGCCGTGGGAGTCGGTGCCATCCGCCCGGGAGTGGTAGCCCTGACGTTGGGCACCTCCGGCGTGGTGTTCGTCAGCACGGAAGCCCCCGTCTATGAACCGGAGGGCCGTCTGCATGCTTTCTGCCATGCGGTGCCCGGGCGCTGGCATCTCATGGGGGTGATGCTTTCCGCCGCCGGCAGTCTCCGCTGGTACCACGACACTTTCGCGCCGGCCAGCGACTACGATGAACTGTTGGCCGCGGCCGCGGAGATCCCTGCCGGCTGTGAAGGGCTGTTCTTCCTTCCCTACCTTACGGGGGAGCGCACGCCGCATCCCGACCCCCTGGCCCGCGGCGCGTTCATCGGCCTGACCATTCGTCATGGATCGGCGCATATGACACGCGCCGTGCTGGAAGGGGTGGCGTTCGGACTGCGGGACATCTTTGAGCTGATCCGGCAGGTGGGTGTGGGCGCCATGGAAGAGGTGCGCGTTTCCGGCGGCGGCTCCCGCAGCCCGGTATGGCGGCAAATTCTGGCGGATGTGCTGGGGGTGGAATTGGTCACGGTCAACACGACCGAAGGGGCGGCATACGGCGCGGCTCTGCTGGCCGGCGTTGGCGCCGGCATATGGCCGGACGTCGAGGCCGCCTGCCGTGCTACCATCTCCGTGACCGGAAAGACGGCGGTAGATGCCGAACAGCATCAGCGGTACGGACGCTATTACCCGGCATACCGCCAGCTCTACCCCCTCCTCGCGCCCTGGTTCCATGCGCTGGAACATTGA
- a CDS encoding DUF348 domain-containing protein, with translation MLGGALSPQAGVQTLLIVDQHPLVVQTYAGRVGELLQEVGLRLGAHDIVVPPPTTPISAGTTIRVFRARPFLVEVDGQVLELESHASRLDVLLAEAGVSLGPHDQIFLDDQPVGADAALTEGSAGQGGSSSPPKQSLRRQRILFPTPKPVRISIRRARPFTLHDGPVAGVLYSTAATVGQALWEHGILLYAGDRVSPDLSTPLQAGLNVYIQRSQPVEILVDGRHIRTRSQAVSVGELLSELGIALVGQDRVEPAEDTPVTADMVVRVTRVREEVLVEEETIPFETRWEPDSNLELDQQELQQAGAEGLLRRRVRVLYEDGQEVARNLEDEWVEREPTDKIIRYGTKIVIRELETPDGTIYYWRRIRMLATSYTAATSGKAPDHPEYGITFLGWQMRAGIVAVDPSVIPLRTEVYVPGYGKGIAADTGGAIKGRRIDLGYDEGNITYWYKWVDVYLLAPPPPPSKIRWVLPNWPVERK, from the coding sequence GTGTTGGGGGGGGCGCTCTCCCCTCAGGCCGGCGTCCAGACACTGCTCATCGTGGACCAACACCCGCTGGTCGTCCAGACCTATGCGGGGCGCGTCGGGGAGCTTCTGCAGGAGGTGGGACTGCGGCTGGGCGCACATGATATCGTGGTGCCCCCGCCGACAACCCCCATTTCTGCCGGCACCACCATCCGTGTCTTTCGCGCGCGTCCCTTTCTCGTCGAGGTGGACGGACAGGTCCTGGAGCTGGAAAGCCATGCCAGCCGGCTGGACGTACTGTTGGCGGAAGCCGGCGTCTCCCTGGGCCCCCATGACCAGATTTTCCTCGATGACCAACCTGTCGGTGCCGATGCCGCGCTGACGGAGGGAAGCGCCGGCCAGGGGGGATCCTCTTCACCCCCGAAGCAGTCTCTGCGCCGTCAACGCATCCTCTTCCCCACACCGAAGCCCGTACGCATCTCCATCCGCCGCGCCAGGCCCTTTACCCTGCATGATGGACCAGTCGCCGGCGTCCTGTATTCGACCGCCGCCACGGTGGGGCAGGCGTTGTGGGAGCACGGCATTTTGCTGTACGCCGGCGACCGGGTCAGCCCAGACCTCTCCACCCCACTGCAGGCCGGCCTCAACGTCTACATCCAGCGCTCTCAACCGGTGGAAATCCTGGTGGACGGCCGACACATCCGCACGCGCTCCCAGGCGGTCTCGGTGGGGGAGCTTCTCTCGGAACTCGGCATTGCCCTGGTGGGGCAGGACCGCGTGGAGCCGGCGGAGGACACGCCGGTGACCGCGGACATGGTCGTGCGGGTCACCCGCGTGCGCGAGGAAGTGCTGGTCGAGGAGGAGACGATCCCGTTTGAGACGCGCTGGGAGCCTGACAGCAACCTGGAGCTGGATCAGCAGGAGCTTCAGCAGGCCGGCGCAGAGGGTCTGCTCCGCCGGCGGGTGCGGGTCCTGTATGAAGATGGTCAGGAGGTGGCCCGCAACCTGGAAGATGAGTGGGTGGAGCGCGAGCCGACGGACAAGATTATCCGCTACGGCACCAAAATTGTCATCCGCGAGCTGGAAACACCCGATGGGACAATCTACTACTGGCGGCGCATCCGCATGCTGGCCACCTCATACACGGCCGCCACGTCGGGCAAGGCCCCGGACCATCCGGAGTACGGCATCACGTTCTTGGGATGGCAGATGCGCGCCGGCATTGTAGCCGTGGATCCCAGCGTCATTCCCCTCCGCACCGAGGTGTATGTGCCGGGATACGGTAAGGGAATAGCCGCCGATACGGGTGGGGCTATCAAGGGCCGGCGCATAGACCTGGGTTACGATGAGGGGAATATCACGTACTGGTACAAGTGGGTGGACGTGTATCTGCTGGCGCCGCCACCGCCGCCCAGCAAAATCCGCTGGGTGCTCCCGAACTGGCCCGTGGAGAGAAAATGA